From Cataglyphis hispanica isolate Lineage 1 chromosome 19, ULB_Chis1_1.0, whole genome shotgun sequence, one genomic window encodes:
- the LOC126856831 gene encoding ubiquitin-protein ligase E3C, whose translation MYSFEGDYRRKPQQNLAGASRRDERTVLLQHAQLERLKREQQRKKHDAALKIQALVRSFITRRLVFAQKRKEFDEAQQAAGRRNLSLDELVPYLRKLLFFYNHVLDANRLIWVLQHFLKHQRDIKLKSISSSQWLWRLRWILRICMRYNTETLPDGAYSLAIPLRVLEVFTTREETEKVLRENSYWHLESIFVYLIQHSYFEQLRKLLDAKVPLMVEATSVAPTPISKCLLDMIKRPVDLIPYVNRKEDFSTLVLRELCKSVFSPRLSDPIRMFVVPALAEFKDFPYVQLIACVNRLQLEPTINLLYCVLSLDSSNQFSWCKSEDALTNYLQVLASLSSTIVMVEQSVSEQQQADNDSDNESDGTMTDQEQADILRKCIEMLNEQQRVNCILSTIEQGRSDPAILLQPLCRLCHHLLIINKLAVHKYKLLYMLAFKPMFLKHLWTNLASIRQTSLFGGSGAAATPLLQIISRGIALSAEDTDRIVPLLAVFCSLFSLLIATLHDTEFFLEQNNSAEQTSNNRQQHAMPFTIAELVVISGHLKGVCLGLVELAFPDTRPTVRDDYKNAVLGPTSGVQCRHDTQIWTHLFKVTVGLLRQLHTRDLRRQFCPTNHWIASNVVIPIDKPQDFAFRRRRLRGYVPFQRLRAFTREEFEEGPPLSATEVRTLTLLREIPFVVPFNNRVIVFQSLIYKDKAEQQGELTHFMQGPSIQISVRRNYLYEDAFEKLSRENEPELRLKMRVQLVNTAGLEEAGVDGGGLFREFLSELLKTSFDPNRGFFKLTKDNMLYPNPTVQLLVDDFPKHYYFIGRILGKALYENLLVELPFAEFFLSKIVGRQSDVDVHHLASLDPIMYRNLLYLKSYTGDVADLNLDFTVLSDELGERRVDELKPSGTNIPVTNHNRIEYIHLMADYKLNKQIRAQCYAFKQGIGSVVPLDWLQMFNNKELQVLISGAQIPVDVNDLKLHTNYTGGYAADHPTITAFWKVVSEFNDQQKGLLLKFVTSCSRPPLLGFKELDPPFCIQHAGSMDRLPTSSTCMNLLKLPEFPDEKILREKLLYAIQAGAGFELS comes from the exons ATGTATAGCTTTGAGGGAGATTACAGGCGCAAGCCACAACAGAATCTAGCAGGTGCCAGCAGGAGAGATGAGAGGACTGTTCTCCTACAGCATGCGCAGTTGGAAAGATTAAAGAGAGAACAGCAACGCAAGAAACATGATGCAGCATTGAAGATACAAGCGTTAGTACGCAGCTTTATCACCAGGAGACTAGTGTTTGCACAGAAGAGAAAGGAATTTGATGAAGCACAACAAGCGGCAGGACGTAGAAACTTGAGTCTGGACGAGCTAGTGCCCTATTTAAGAAAGctgctatttttttacaatcatgTTTTGGATGCCAATAGACTGATATGGGTCCTCCAACACTTTCTGAAACATCAGAGGGACATCAAATTAAAGTCGATAAGTTCATCGCAATGGTTGTGGAGATTGCG ATGGATTCTTCGCATTTGTATGCGATACAATACAGAAACGCTACCAGATGGAGCGTACTCTTTGGCGATACCGTTACGTGTTTTGGAGGTATTTACCACGCGAGAAGAAACGGAGAAAGTGTTGCGCGAAAACAGTTACTGGCATCTGGAAAGTATATTTGTTTACCTGATTCAACATAGCTACTTTGAACAGTTGAGGAAGCTACTGGACGCGAAAGTGCCACTAATGGTAGAGGCAACATCAGTCGCGCCCACACCAATCTCCAAGTGTCTACTTGATATGATTAAACGACCAGTAGACTTGATCCCTTACGTGAATCGCAAGGAGGACTTTTCAACGCTTGTGCTACGGGAACTGTGCAAGAGTGTGTTTTCTCCCAGACTGTCTGATCCGATTCGCATGTTCGTTGTGCCAGCATTGGCAGAATTCAAGGACTTTCCATATGTCCAGCTGATCGCTTGCGTCAATCGACTTCAGCTGGAACCTACGATAAATCTACTCTACTGCGTTCTGTCGTTAGATTCGTCGAATCAATTTT CATGGTGCAAATCCGAAGATGCATTGACGAACTATCTGCAAGTACTCGCGTCTTTGAGCTCGACTATTGTAATGGTAGAGCAAAGTGTCTCAGAGCAGCAGCAAGCCGACAATGACTCGGACAATGAATCCGACGGAACCATGACCGATCAGGAGCAGGCTGATATTTTACGGAAGTGCATCGAGATGTTGAATGAGCAGCAGCGTGTGAACTGTATATTATCGACGATCGAACAGGGCCGGTCGGATCCTGCTATACTGTTGCAACCGCTTTGCCGATTATGCCACCATCTGCTCATCATCAACAAGCTGGCTGTTCACAAATACAAGCTTCTCTACATGCTCGCCTTCAAGCCAATGTTTCTCAAACATTTATGGACGAACTTGGCGTCAATCCGTCAGACATCGTTGTTTGGCGGCAGTGGTGCCGCCGCCACGCCCTTGTTGCAGATCATATCGCGCGGAATCGCTCTCTCCGCGGAGGATACCGACAGGATAGTCCCTTTACTAGCGGTTTTCTGCTCGCTGTTCAGCTTGCTGATCGCGACATTACACGACACCGAGTTTTTCCTCGAACAAAACAACTCCGCAGAACAAACGTCCAATAATCGGCAACAGCACGCCATGCCGTTCACTATCGCGGAGCTGGTGGTGATATCTGGCCATCTCAAGGGTGTCTGCCTAGGTTTGGTAGAGCTCGCATTTCCCGATACTCGGCCTACAGTGCGAGATGACTACAAAAATGCCGTATTGGGTCCCACATCTGGTGTTCAGTGTCGACACGACACGCAGATTTGGACCCACCTGTTCAAG gTTACGGTGGGTCTTCTACGTCAATTGCATACGCGCGATCTCAGACGGCAGTTCTGTCCGACAAATCACTGGATCGCATCCAATGTCGTCATTCCCATCGACAAGCCGCAAGACTTTGCGTTTCGTAGACGTCGACTTCGTGGATACGTGCCCTTTCAGAGGCTGAGAGCATTCACGAGAGAGGAATTCGAGGAGGGGCCGCCTCTATCAGCAACGGAAGTGCGAACGCTGACCTTGTTGCGCGAGATACCGTTCGTAGTGCCGTTCAACAATCGCGTGATCGTGTTTCAGTCATTGATCTATAAGGATAAAGCGGAACAGCAGGGCGAGCTCACTCACTTCATGCAAGGTCCATCGATACAAATCTCCGTAAGACGAAACTATCTTTATGAGGACGCCTTCGAGAAACTGTCGCGTGAAAATGAACCGGAATTGCGGCTAAAGATGCGAGTGCAATTGGTCAATACCGCGGGATTGGAGGAAGCCGGCGTAGACGGCGGCGGCTTATTTAGGGAATTTCTGTCCGAGTTGTTAAAGACTAGCTTCGATCCTAATCGAGGCTTTTTCAAGCTCACCAAGGATAACATGCTGTATCCGAATCCCACTGTGCAGTTGTTGGTCGATGACTTTCCGAAACATTACTACTTCATCGGCAGAATTTTGGGGAAAGCGTTGTATGAGAATCTATTGGTCGAGTTGCCATTCGCCGAATTCTTTCTATCGAAAATCGTTGGCCGCCAGTCCGATGTAGACGTGCATCATCTCGCCTCCCTCGATCCCATTATGTATCGCAATTTACTCTATCTAAAGAGCTACACGGGCGATGTAGCGGATCTCAATCTGGATTTTACCGTGCTCAGCGACGAACTAGGCGAGAGACGAGTCGACGAGTTGAAGCCGAGCGGCACAAATATCCCGGTGACGAATCACAATCGCATCGAATACATCCATCTAATGGCCGATTATAAGCTAAATAAGCAGATTCGCGCGCAATGTTATGCGTTTAAGCAGGGAATCGGCAGCGTAGTCCCCCTCGATTGGCTGCAGATGTTCAACAACAAGGAGTTGCAAGTATTGATATCAGGCGCGCAAATTCCCGTAGACGTCAACGACCTGAAACTGCATACGAATTACACCGGCGGATACGCGGCCGATCATCCGACCATTACTGCCTTCTGGAAGGTTGTCAGCGAGTTTAACGATCAGCAGAAGGGCCTATTATTGAAATTCGTCACTAGCTGCAGCCGCCCTCCTCTCCTAGGATTTAAG GAACTCGATCCGCCATTTTGCATCCAGCATGCCGGCAGTATGGACCGTTTGCCGACTTCGAGTACCTGTATGAATCTGCTAAAACTTCCCGAGTTTCCGGACGAAAAAATCCTGCGCGAGAAACTTCTATACGCAATACAAGCGGGCGCAGGTTTCGAACTCAGTTAG
- the LOC126856833 gene encoding carbohydrate sulfotransferase 14-like: MIYKSTIDASTSNSNENLMIYPRLLKTGSYHLAKRVFSLMQRQITMIKLVLLLTIICIIILLILTNLTQTSYTKTNIESTASPRYAMPKYASEIIIPRVTMSRNQMEDIKRELESRKRRMVCMCESIDMKESRLDAALTNMIIDTEHNVSWCPIYKAASSTWMIYFAALKGALTDVTMDLIRRNLVQASDIVRQKFRHNENFNKTYEKVSKTKRFLIVRDPLERLLSAYRDKLEHMQSREYYYRRFGRRIALKYRQPGDNATRLEPTFAEFLRFIANEKYFDEHWAPYYHTCEPCALQYDYILKIETLDRDLNFFIQDTKLSDYLYEVKHPRNINPHGATTKKLLGEYVTGIPRSLLDQIYKIYENDYKLFNYSFI, encoded by the exons ATGATATATAAGTCAACGATCGACGCATCAACCTCGAAcagtaatgaaaatttaatgatttatccGCGATTATTGAAAACTGGCTCTTATCACCTCGCGAAAAGAGTCTTTTCCTTGATGCAG AGACAAATCACGATGATAAAATTGGTCCTATTGTTAACGATCatctgcattattatattgttaatactgACGAATTTAACACAAACGTCGTACACGAAGACAAACATAGAATCGACCGCATCGCCGAGGTATGCGATGCCGAAATACGCgtctgaaataataataccgCGAGTAACGATGTCGAGAAATCAAATGGAGGATATTAAAAGAGAGCTGGAGAGCAGAAAGCGACGAATGGTATGCATGTGTGAATCAATTGACATGAAGGAATCGCGCTTAGACGCCGCATTGACCAACATGATCATCGATAC GGAGCATAATGTATCGTGGTGTCCCATATACAAGGCGGCGAGTTCTACATGGATGATTTACTTTGCCGCATTAAAAGGCGCTTTGACAGACGTTACTATGGATTTAATACGACGCAATCTTGTACAAGCCAGTGATATTGTGAGACAGAAATTTCGACACaatgagaattttaataagacaTATGAG AAAGTAAGCAAAACTAAGAGATTCCTGATCGTGCGAGATCCGCTGGAGCGTCTCTTGTCCGCGTACAGGGACAAGTTGGAACATATGCAGAGTCGCGAATATTATTACAGACGCTTTGGACGGCGCATCGCGCTCAAATATCGCCAGCCCGGCGACAACGCGACGAGATTAGAGCCGACGTTCGCGGAATTTTTGCGATTTATAGCCAACGAGAAGTACTTCGACGAGCATTGGGCGCCATATTATCACACCTGCGAACCATGCGCGCTCCAGTATGATTACATACTGAAGATCGAGACTCTGGATCGAgatttaaactttttcataCAGGATACCAAACTGAGTGACTATCTCTACGAAGTGAAACATCCACGAAACATTAATCCTCACGGCGCGACCACTAAGAAATTACTCGGCGAATATGTCACAGGGATACCGCGATCGCTTCTTGATCAGATTTACAAAATCTACGAaaacgattataaattattcaactaCTCGTTTATATAA